Proteins encoded by one window of Nocardioides euryhalodurans:
- a CDS encoding DEAD/DEAH box helicase — protein sequence MAVLAKAVREIDIAVERRQMTARHRARFQAIALLARAERARILADDAATEAQRDNQLRRLDGVATNLARTAAREPSLFSLLQEDAEITEATRELQREMQRDAGLEPEPEETAAPSEEASRTERRAVPQSVVSAQLANPFLVPDFSQARPKAKGRLAGWELIGPVLNAFEHPAPGAPACMELPEPRATAVPPGTELMPHQSRVLSAVAEGHRTFLLADEPGLGKTAQALLAAQVANAYPLLAVVPNVVKTNWAREAERWTPHRSVSVIHGDGETIDGFADIVVVNYEVLDRHVDWIGKHGFRGVVVDEAHYIKNKKSQRSQQVIEVSERVRNRIARPLLMALTGTPLINDIEDFRAIWEFLGWVGERKPGDDLLAALEDTGMTPADHAFYPAARQAVVDLGIVRRKKVDVAADIPARRVADLPVELEGAVGRSIAEAERQLAQRLVGRYRAALEHRKARTGEEVDGIDPELVRRVAEREVAESSDDDTSGDNVFAMVRRIGQAKTELAADYAAQLARSAGKVVFFAKHNDVMDGAEQFFAQRGIKHTSIRGGQTSKARQEAIDAFVNDPDVHVIVCSLTAAGVGINLQVASNVVLAELSWTNAEQTQAIDRVHRIGQQMPVTAWRIIAAQTIDARIAELIDAKAGLAARALDGADEDEAGTVDVQVEALVTLLAEALESETVSS from the coding sequence ATGGCCGTCCTGGCGAAGGCCGTCCGCGAGATCGACATCGCGGTCGAGCGCCGTCAGATGACCGCACGCCACCGGGCACGGTTCCAGGCGATCGCGCTGCTCGCCCGCGCCGAGCGGGCCCGCATCCTGGCCGACGACGCGGCCACCGAGGCCCAGCGCGACAACCAGCTCCGGCGCCTCGACGGCGTGGCCACCAACCTGGCCCGTACGGCGGCCCGCGAGCCGTCCCTCTTCTCGCTGCTCCAGGAGGACGCCGAGATCACCGAGGCGACCCGGGAGCTGCAGCGCGAGATGCAGCGCGACGCCGGCCTCGAGCCCGAGCCCGAGGAGACGGCAGCCCCCTCCGAGGAGGCCTCGCGCACCGAGCGCAGGGCGGTCCCTCAGTCGGTGGTGTCGGCCCAGCTGGCCAACCCGTTCCTGGTCCCCGACTTCAGCCAGGCGCGACCCAAGGCCAAGGGGCGGCTGGCGGGCTGGGAGCTGATCGGCCCGGTCCTCAACGCCTTCGAGCACCCCGCCCCGGGTGCCCCCGCCTGCATGGAGCTCCCCGAGCCCCGGGCGACTGCCGTCCCCCCGGGCACCGAGCTGATGCCCCACCAGTCACGCGTGCTCTCCGCCGTCGCGGAGGGCCACCGCACCTTCCTGCTGGCCGACGAGCCCGGCCTCGGCAAGACCGCCCAGGCGCTGCTCGCCGCCCAGGTCGCCAACGCCTACCCGCTCCTCGCGGTGGTCCCCAACGTCGTCAAGACCAACTGGGCCCGCGAGGCCGAGCGGTGGACCCCCCACCGGTCGGTGTCGGTGATCCACGGCGACGGCGAGACCATCGACGGCTTCGCCGACATCGTGGTCGTCAACTACGAGGTGCTCGACCGCCACGTCGACTGGATCGGCAAGCACGGCTTCCGCGGGGTCGTGGTCGACGAGGCCCACTACATCAAGAACAAGAAGTCGCAGCGCTCCCAGCAGGTCATCGAGGTCTCCGAGCGGGTCCGCAACCGGATCGCCCGCCCGCTGCTGATGGCGCTCACCGGCACCCCGCTGATCAACGACATCGAGGACTTCCGGGCGATCTGGGAGTTCCTCGGCTGGGTCGGCGAGCGCAAGCCGGGAGACGACCTGCTGGCCGCGCTCGAGGACACCGGGATGACCCCGGCCGACCACGCCTTCTACCCCGCCGCCCGGCAGGCCGTGGTCGACCTCGGCATCGTGCGTCGCAAGAAGGTCGACGTCGCCGCCGACATCCCCGCCCGCCGCGTGGCCGACCTGCCGGTCGAGCTCGAGGGTGCGGTCGGCCGCTCGATCGCCGAGGCCGAGCGGCAGCTCGCGCAGCGGCTGGTGGGCCGCTATCGCGCGGCGCTCGAGCACCGCAAGGCACGCACCGGCGAGGAGGTCGACGGGATCGACCCCGAGCTCGTACGCCGGGTGGCCGAGCGTGAGGTCGCCGAGAGCAGCGACGACGACACCAGCGGCGACAACGTGTTCGCGATGGTGCGACGGATCGGGCAGGCCAAGACCGAGCTCGCCGCTGACTACGCCGCCCAGCTGGCGCGCAGCGCCGGCAAGGTCGTCTTCTTCGCCAAGCACAACGACGTGATGGACGGCGCCGAGCAGTTCTTCGCCCAGCGTGGGATCAAGCACACCTCCATCCGAGGCGGCCAGACCTCGAAGGCGCGGCAGGAGGCCATCGACGCCTTCGTCAACGACCCGGACGTCCACGTGATCGTCTGCTCGCTGACCGCGGCCGGCGTGGGCATCAACCTCCAGGTCGCCTCCAACGTCGTCCTGGCCGAGCTCTCGTGGACCAACGCGGAGCAGACCCAGGCGATCGACCGGGTCCACCGCATCGGCCAGCAGATGCCGGTCACCGCCTGGCGGATCATCGCCGCGCAGACCATCGACGCGCGGATCGCCGAGCTGATCGACGCCAAGGCCGGCCTCGCCGCCCGGGCGCTCGACGGTGCCGACGAGGACGAGGCCGGCACGGTCGACGTCCAGGTCGAGGCGCTCGTGACGCTGCTGGCCGAGGCGCTGGAGTCGGAGACCGTCAGCAGCTGA
- a CDS encoding aspartate aminotransferase family protein, translated as MGTDDFWDRVDRHVVRYGASFAPLVIERAAGSYVHDDSGRAILDFTSGQMSAVLGHSHPDVVRAVTGSVSTLDHLFSGMLSRPVVDLATRLDATVPDPLTKTLLLTTGAEANEAALKIAQLATGHYEIVSFDRSWHGMTSGARAATYSAGRRGYGPPAPGNLSLPTPNAYRSPFRRPDGSHDWEAELEFGFGMVDQQSSGSLAACLVEPILSSGGIIELPLGYLRRLRELCDERGMLLILDEAQTGVGRTGTMYAFERDGVVPDILTLSKTLGGGLPVAAVITTTEIEAVCHDRGFLFFTTHVSDPLAASVGLAVLDVVEREGLVARAATLGKRLQQRLRELEDRHEVVGDVRGRGLLQGVELVRDKASKEAADELGRAVTAACLERGLHLNIVQLPGMGGIVRIAPPLTIGDEELESGLDILAASLASVAGDG; from the coding sequence ATGGGGACGGACGACTTCTGGGACCGGGTCGACCGGCACGTGGTGCGCTACGGCGCCTCGTTCGCGCCGCTGGTCATCGAGCGGGCCGCCGGGAGCTACGTCCACGACGACAGCGGCCGCGCGATCCTCGACTTCACGTCCGGGCAGATGAGCGCCGTCCTGGGCCACAGCCATCCCGACGTCGTCCGCGCGGTGACCGGGTCGGTCTCGACGCTGGACCACCTGTTCAGCGGGATGCTCAGCCGGCCGGTGGTCGACCTGGCGACCCGGCTCGACGCCACGGTGCCCGACCCGTTGACGAAGACGTTGCTGCTCACCACGGGTGCGGAGGCCAACGAGGCCGCGCTCAAGATCGCCCAGCTGGCGACCGGGCACTACGAGATCGTGTCCTTCGACCGCTCGTGGCACGGGATGACGTCGGGGGCGCGGGCCGCGACGTACTCAGCCGGGCGCCGCGGCTACGGCCCGCCGGCCCCGGGCAACCTCTCGTTGCCGACCCCGAACGCGTACCGGTCACCCTTCCGGCGCCCCGACGGCTCCCACGACTGGGAGGCCGAGCTGGAGTTCGGCTTCGGGATGGTCGACCAGCAGTCGTCCGGCAGCCTGGCGGCCTGCCTGGTCGAGCCGATCCTGTCCTCGGGCGGCATCATCGAGCTGCCGCTCGGCTACCTCCGCCGCCTCCGTGAGCTCTGCGACGAGCGGGGGATGCTGCTGATCCTCGACGAGGCGCAGACCGGGGTGGGCCGCACCGGCACCATGTACGCCTTCGAGCGCGACGGCGTCGTCCCCGACATCCTCACCCTGTCCAAGACCCTCGGCGGGGGGCTGCCGGTCGCGGCGGTCATCACCACGACCGAGATCGAGGCGGTGTGCCACGACCGGGGCTTCCTGTTCTTCACCACCCACGTCTCCGACCCGCTGGCCGCCTCGGTGGGCCTGGCCGTGCTCGACGTGGTCGAGCGTGAGGGGCTGGTCGCCCGCGCGGCCACCCTGGGGAAGCGACTGCAGCAACGCCTGCGCGAGCTCGAGGACCGCCACGAGGTCGTCGGGGACGTCCGGGGGAGGGGCCTGCTGCAGGGGGTCGAGCTGGTGCGCGACAAGGCCTCGAAGGAGGCGGCCGACGAGCTGGGCCGGGCCGTGACCGCGGCCTGCCTCGAGCGCGGCCTGCACCTCAACATCGTCCAGCTCCCCGGCATGGGCGGCATCGTCCGGATCGCGCCGCCGCTGACGATCGGCGACGAGGAGCTGGAGTCCGGGCTCGACATCCTCGCGGCGTCCCTGGCGTCGGTCGCCGGCGACGGCTGA
- a CDS encoding ABC transporter permease subunit, protein MNRTVAQLTARSLLGRRRTLLLMLLPLALLGLCTLARILAGLDPGIAAELDGPLAPDLLTAFGIAIVMPLLGLIAGTGSIGPEIDEGSIVYLLAKPLNRYTIVLTKLVVAIGVVAAFGVLPVFAAGVVLTGEVGSVTVAYAAGAFVAGVAYAAVFLCLAVITRNAVVVGLIYALIWESLVGGLVPGAQTLSIQQWSLAVAKEVFGDGAYRYGIGAAVEFSTGLVALLVVTIGATAYAGRRLQTLRLHDDS, encoded by the coding sequence ATGAACCGCACCGTCGCCCAGCTGACCGCTCGCAGCCTGCTGGGCCGCAGGCGCACCCTGCTGCTGATGCTGCTCCCGCTGGCGCTGCTCGGCCTCTGCACGCTCGCGCGGATCCTCGCCGGCCTCGATCCCGGCATCGCCGCCGAGCTCGACGGGCCGCTGGCGCCCGACCTGCTGACCGCGTTCGGGATCGCGATCGTGATGCCGCTGCTCGGACTGATCGCCGGGACCGGCTCGATCGGCCCGGAGATCGATGAGGGGTCGATCGTCTACCTCCTCGCCAAGCCGCTCAACCGCTACACGATCGTGCTCACCAAGCTGGTGGTGGCGATCGGCGTCGTCGCCGCCTTCGGGGTGCTCCCGGTCTTCGCCGCCGGGGTGGTGCTCACCGGCGAGGTGGGCTCCGTGACCGTCGCCTACGCCGCCGGCGCGTTCGTCGCCGGGGTCGCCTACGCCGCCGTCTTCCTCTGCCTGGCGGTGATCACCCGCAACGCGGTGGTCGTCGGCCTGATCTACGCGCTGATCTGGGAGTCCCTCGTCGGCGGCCTGGTCCCCGGCGCGCAGACCCTGAGCATCCAGCAGTGGTCGCTCGCGGTCGCCAAGGAGGTGTTCGGCGACGGCGCCTACCGCTACGGCATCGGCGCCGCCGTCGAGTTCTCCACCGGCCTCGTGGCGCTGCTCGTCGTCACGATCGGCGCCACTGCGTACGCCGGTCGTCGGCTGCAGACCCTGCGACTCCACGACGACTCGTGA
- a CDS encoding ABC transporter ATP-binding protein codes for MSTVDLEQVSRWYGNVVAVNDVTMHLGPGVTGLLGPNGAGKSTLINMMAGFLAPSAGTVTLDGRPLYRDPEIYREVGLVPEREEMYDAVSGWAFVLANARLHKLADPEAAARRAIATVEMADAQDRDIRTYSKGMKQRIKMATAIVHDPTVLLLDEPFNGMDPRQRMHLMDLLHELGDQGRTILFSSHILEEVEQIAGRIEVMVAGRHAASGDFREIRRLMTQRPHQYTIRSDDDRALASAVIAETSTSGVELVADGAGGTTVHVQALDFSAFVHALPQVASRHGIRLLEVRPADESLESVFSYLVTR; via the coding sequence ATGAGCACCGTGGACCTCGAGCAGGTCTCGCGCTGGTACGGCAACGTCGTGGCCGTCAACGACGTCACGATGCACCTCGGGCCCGGTGTGACCGGCCTGCTGGGGCCGAACGGGGCCGGCAAGTCGACGCTGATCAACATGATGGCGGGCTTCCTCGCACCGTCGGCCGGCACGGTCACGCTCGACGGCCGCCCGCTCTACCGCGACCCGGAGATCTACCGCGAGGTCGGACTGGTCCCCGAGCGCGAGGAGATGTACGACGCGGTCAGCGGCTGGGCCTTCGTGCTGGCCAACGCCCGGCTGCACAAGCTGGCCGACCCGGAGGCGGCCGCGAGGCGCGCCATCGCGACCGTCGAGATGGCCGACGCTCAGGACCGGGACATCCGGACGTACTCCAAGGGGATGAAGCAGCGGATCAAGATGGCGACCGCGATCGTCCACGACCCGACGGTGCTGCTGCTGGACGAGCCGTTCAACGGCATGGACCCGCGGCAGCGCATGCACCTGATGGACCTGCTCCACGAGCTCGGCGACCAGGGCCGGACGATCCTCTTCAGCTCCCACATCCTCGAGGAGGTCGAGCAGATCGCGGGCCGGATCGAGGTGATGGTCGCCGGGCGGCACGCGGCCTCGGGCGACTTCCGGGAGATCAGGCGGCTGATGACCCAGCGGCCCCACCAGTACACGATCCGCTCCGACGACGACCGGGCCCTGGCCTCGGCCGTGATCGCCGAGACCTCGACGTCCGGCGTGGAGCTGGTGGCCGACGGCGCCGGCGGCACCACCGTGCACGTCCAGGCGCTCGACTTCTCGGCCTTCGTCCACGCGTTGCCGCAGGTCGCCTCCCGGCACGGCATCCGGCTGCTCGAGGTCCGGCCCGCCGACGAGTCCCTGGAGTCCGTCTTCTCCTACCTGGTGACGCGATGA
- a CDS encoding ABC transporter permease: MPFLLLAVMALPAITIGIVTGYFGFPQLPLSYTSYYFALQVAIVIFVASQAPAAMSRDLRFRVAPLYFSRPLSRQQYVQAKYAGMATALFILVALPITLLFAGALLAELPLDEQLPDYLRAMGGAVVLALVLAGIGLVVAAMTPRRGLGVAAVVGVLLVLSGIQAAVRGMAEEFGNDTFAGYAGLLSPFSLVDGVMTGVLGSDSVMATPPEGAVMAAVYCVVAVVLVVGCYAALLGRYRKALS, from the coding sequence ATGCCGTTCCTGCTGCTCGCCGTGATGGCCCTGCCGGCGATCACGATCGGGATCGTCACCGGCTACTTCGGCTTCCCGCAGCTGCCGCTGAGCTACACCTCCTACTACTTCGCGCTGCAGGTCGCGATCGTGATCTTCGTGGCCTCCCAGGCCCCGGCGGCGATGTCGCGCGACCTGCGCTTCCGGGTGGCGCCGCTCTACTTCTCGCGACCGCTGAGCCGGCAGCAGTACGTCCAGGCCAAGTACGCCGGCATGGCCACCGCGCTGTTCATCCTGGTCGCGCTGCCGATCACGCTCCTCTTCGCGGGCGCGCTGCTGGCGGAGCTGCCGCTCGACGAGCAGCTGCCCGACTACCTCCGCGCGATGGGCGGGGCGGTCGTGCTGGCCCTGGTGCTGGCCGGGATCGGGCTGGTCGTCGCCGCGATGACACCGCGTCGCGGGCTCGGGGTGGCCGCGGTCGTCGGCGTGCTGCTGGTGCTCTCGGGGATCCAGGCGGCCGTCCGGGGCATGGCCGAGGAGTTCGGCAACGACACCTTCGCCGGGTACGCCGGGTTGCTCTCGCCGTTCTCGCTGGTCGACGGGGTGATGACCGGCGTCCTCGGCTCCGACTCGGTGATGGCCACGCCGCCGGAGGGAGCGGTGATGGCGGCGGTCTACTGCGTGGTCGCGGTCGTGCTGGTCGTCGGCTGCTACGCCGCCCTGCTGGGCCGCTACCGGAAGGCACTGTCATGA
- a CDS encoding ABC transporter ATP-binding protein gives MRTGGDVLIRTEGLTKRFGRVTALDDLTFTVEPGITGLVGANGAGKSTMLKILLGLLPATSGTAGVLGLDVATEGPAIRERVGYMPEHDCLPPDVTATEFVVHMARMSGLPATAARERTADILRHVGTYEERYRPMGGYSTGMKQRIKLAQALVHDPGLVLLDEPTNGLDPAGRDDMLELIRRIGSEFGISVIVTSHLLGELERVCDGIVVIDGGRLLKHSTTASVTAATPVVTVEVDDDPAALLARLSGRGVTVRADGRLLHVDVTDESAYDVVRDSVAALGLGLVRMERQRHRMTEIFTAEEQHV, from the coding sequence GTGAGGACAGGGGGAGACGTGCTGATCCGGACCGAGGGGCTGACCAAGCGGTTCGGCCGCGTCACCGCCCTCGACGACCTGACGTTCACCGTCGAGCCCGGCATCACCGGGCTGGTCGGCGCCAACGGCGCCGGCAAGTCCACGATGCTCAAGATCCTGCTCGGCCTGCTGCCGGCGACCTCGGGGACGGCCGGCGTGCTCGGCCTCGACGTGGCCACCGAGGGCCCGGCGATCCGCGAGCGTGTCGGCTACATGCCCGAGCACGACTGCCTGCCGCCCGACGTGACCGCCACCGAGTTCGTCGTCCACATGGCGCGGATGTCCGGGCTGCCGGCGACCGCCGCCCGTGAGCGCACGGCCGACATCCTGCGCCACGTCGGGACCTACGAGGAGCGCTACCGGCCCATGGGCGGCTACTCCACCGGCATGAAGCAGCGGATCAAGCTCGCCCAGGCCCTGGTCCACGACCCGGGCCTGGTGCTCCTCGACGAGCCGACCAACGGGCTGGACCCCGCCGGTCGCGACGACATGCTGGAGCTGATCCGGCGGATCGGGAGCGAGTTCGGCATCTCGGTCATCGTCACCTCCCACCTGCTCGGTGAGCTGGAGCGCGTCTGCGACGGGATCGTCGTCATCGACGGGGGTCGGCTGCTGAAGCACTCCACCACCGCGTCGGTCACCGCCGCGACGCCGGTCGTCACCGTCGAGGTCGACGACGACCCGGCGGCGCTGCTGGCCCGGCTGTCCGGGCGGGGCGTCACGGTCCGCGCCGACGGCCGGCTGCTGCACGTCGACGTCACCGACGAGTCGGCGTACGACGTGGTGCGCGACAGCGTCGCCGCACTCGGGCTCGGGCTGGTCCGGATGGAGCGGCAGCGCCACCGGATGACCGAGATCTTCACGGCGGAGGAGCAGCATGTCTGA
- a CDS encoding helix-turn-helix domain-containing protein has translation MPIVVRIDVELARRKLSVGEFAEQVGLTPANVAVLKNGRAKAVRFSTLEAMCRVLDCQPGDLLEWVDE, from the coding sequence ATGCCGATCGTGGTCCGCATCGACGTGGAGCTCGCCCGCCGCAAGCTCAGCGTGGGGGAGTTCGCCGAGCAGGTCGGGCTGACCCCGGCCAACGTGGCGGTGCTCAAGAACGGCCGGGCCAAGGCGGTGCGTTTCAGCACCCTCGAGGCGATGTGCCGGGTGCTCGACTGCCAGCCCGGTGACCTGCTCGAGTGGGTGGACGAGTGA
- a CDS encoding DUF2975 domain-containing protein, which produces MMTTDRVVFVLRGLLVLAFAAILLLQVMSIPGTLAYNAEQSADPFWHYPLLVVLEVELICVQVVVVATWMLLGMVREDRIFSDAAFRWVDLIIGAIVAAWLVWAGLAVFVFATSDDPGLPLLMGIVLLAGAVLGLLMFVMRALLRQATALRSDMDAVI; this is translated from the coding sequence ATGATGACGACCGATCGGGTGGTGTTCGTGCTCCGCGGCCTGCTGGTGCTCGCCTTCGCAGCGATCCTGCTGCTGCAGGTGATGAGCATCCCGGGGACCCTCGCCTACAACGCGGAGCAGAGCGCCGACCCGTTCTGGCACTACCCGCTGCTGGTGGTGCTCGAGGTGGAGCTGATCTGCGTGCAGGTGGTCGTCGTCGCCACCTGGATGCTGCTGGGGATGGTCCGCGAGGACCGGATCTTCAGCGACGCGGCCTTCCGCTGGGTCGACCTGATCATCGGCGCCATCGTGGCCGCGTGGCTGGTCTGGGCGGGTCTCGCGGTGTTCGTCTTCGCCACCAGCGACGATCCCGGCCTCCCGCTCCTGATGGGCATCGTGCTGCTCGCCGGCGCCGTCCTCGGGCTGCTGATGTTCGTGATGCGGGCCCTGCTCCGCCAGGCCACCGCGCTGCGGTCCGACATGGACGCGGTGATCTGA
- a CDS encoding alpha/beta hydrolase, with amino-acid sequence MNDRPDTVVLVHGLWMTPRSWEHWVTHYEARGFRVLTPAYPGFEVEVEALRADPTPIAEADIVATIDHLASVVRSVDTPPIIMGHSFGGALTQMLLARGLGAAGVAIDSAPTEGVRVNPVSQVKSLFPALNNPAKRHQAVGFTAEQFHYAFTNTLDAEASQAAYDRYAIAAPGKWVWDYGLIANFKPGHQETWVDYSADRAPLLFIAGAEDHIMPPSVNRSNYKHYKKSPALTEYVELEGRDHWTCAAPGWEAVADQALDWAVEHAQPLRSTAG; translated from the coding sequence ATGAACGACCGGCCCGACACCGTCGTCCTGGTCCACGGACTGTGGATGACCCCCCGCAGCTGGGAGCACTGGGTGACCCACTACGAGGCTCGCGGCTTCCGCGTCCTGACCCCGGCCTACCCGGGCTTCGAGGTCGAGGTGGAGGCGTTGCGGGCGGACCCCACCCCGATCGCGGAGGCCGACATCGTCGCGACCATCGACCACCTCGCCTCAGTGGTGCGGTCCGTCGACACCCCGCCGATCATCATGGGCCACTCGTTCGGGGGAGCCCTGACCCAGATGCTGCTCGCCCGCGGCCTGGGTGCCGCAGGAGTGGCCATCGACTCCGCGCCGACCGAGGGGGTCCGGGTCAACCCGGTGTCCCAGGTCAAGAGCCTGTTCCCGGCGCTCAACAACCCCGCCAAGCGACACCAGGCCGTGGGCTTCACGGCCGAGCAGTTCCACTACGCGTTCACCAACACGCTGGACGCGGAGGCCTCGCAGGCGGCGTACGACCGCTACGCGATCGCCGCGCCGGGGAAGTGGGTCTGGGACTACGGGCTGATCGCCAACTTCAAGCCCGGCCACCAGGAGACCTGGGTCGACTACTCCGCCGACCGCGCGCCGCTGCTCTTCATCGCCGGGGCGGAGGACCACATCATGCCGCCGTCGGTGAACAGGTCGAACTACAAGCACTACAAGAAGTCGCCCGCCCTGACCGAGTACGTCGAGCTCGAGGGGCGCGACCACTGGACGTGCGCTGCTCCCGGCTGGGAGGCCGTCGCCGACCAGGCGCTGGACTGGGCGGTCGAGCACGCCCAGCCGCTGCGGTCGACGGCGGGCTGA
- a CDS encoding alpha/beta fold hydrolase, whose product MPYVTADDGAQIFYKDWGDGGSPVVLSHGWPLNSDAWEATARFLAEHGHRAIAHDRRGHGRSSQTWNGNEMDTYADDLACLVDALDLTGMTLVGHSTGGGEIVRYVGRHGTSRVAGLVLVAAVPPLMLRTDDNPEGLPIEVFDGIRAGEAANRSQLYRDFADGPFFGHNRNGDVAQGFRDAFWLQGMACGHRAAYECIAAFSATDFRPDLAKVDVPTLVIHGDDDQIVPFEVGGKRSVGMVDGAVLTVYEGSGHALPDTDRDRLHADLLAFIDS is encoded by the coding sequence ATGCCCTATGTCACCGCCGACGACGGCGCGCAGATCTTCTACAAGGACTGGGGCGACGGGGGGAGTCCCGTCGTCCTCAGCCACGGTTGGCCGCTCAACAGCGACGCCTGGGAGGCGACCGCGAGGTTCCTCGCCGAGCACGGCCACCGGGCCATCGCCCACGACCGGCGCGGCCACGGCCGGTCCAGCCAGACCTGGAACGGCAACGAGATGGACACCTACGCCGACGACCTGGCCTGCCTGGTCGACGCCCTCGACCTGACCGGCATGACCTTGGTCGGCCACTCGACCGGGGGCGGCGAGATCGTGCGGTACGTCGGTCGCCACGGCACGAGCCGCGTGGCCGGCCTGGTGCTGGTGGCCGCCGTACCGCCGCTGATGCTGCGCACCGACGACAACCCGGAGGGCCTGCCCATCGAGGTCTTCGACGGGATCCGGGCGGGCGAGGCCGCCAACCGCTCGCAGCTCTACCGCGACTTCGCCGACGGCCCGTTCTTCGGGCACAACCGCAACGGGGACGTGGCCCAGGGCTTCCGTGACGCGTTCTGGCTGCAGGGCATGGCGTGCGGCCACCGGGCGGCGTACGAGTGCATCGCCGCCTTCTCGGCCACCGACTTCCGCCCGGACCTCGCCAAGGTCGACGTCCCGACCCTGGTGATCCACGGGGACGACGACCAGATCGTGCCCTTCGAGGTGGGCGGCAAGCGCTCCGTCGGGATGGTCGACGGAGCGGTCCTGACCGTCTACGAGGGCAGTGGCCACGCCCTGCCCGACACCGACCGCGACCGGCTGCACGCCGATCTGCTCGCCTTCATCGACTCCTGA